CGGGCCGCCGAGATAGCCGACGCGGCCGTGGAGCGCATAAAGGACGGGAGCTGTCGTTTCGTGCTGCTCAACTTCGCCAACGGCGACATGGTGGGACACACGGGCGTGCTCGAGGCGGCCGTCAGGGCCTGCGAGGCCGTGGACACGGCCCTGGGAAGGGTCGTCGACGCGGCGCTGGAGAAGGGATGGGCCGTGCTCGTAACCTCGGACCACGGCAACTGCGAACAGATGACAGACCCGGCTACGGGCCAGCCCCACACGGCCCACACGACCAACCCCGTGCCCTTCATCCTGGTCGACGAGACGCGAAAGGGGGCGCTCCTGCGCGACGACGGGGGCTTGAGCGACATAGCCCCGACGGTGCTCGAGATCATGGGCCTTGAGCGGCCCGCCGAGATGGACGGAGAGGTGCTCTTCTGAAGCGCACCGGCGAAGGCCCCTTTCCCCTTTCAAAGACCTCCGGTTCCCCGCGGTTCCTCAAACGAGCAGTCCTCAGGCGACCTCGCCGCCGCAGCTCGAGCCCGCTCCGGCCGTGCAGCCGTAGCAGTGGCGGCCCGTCACTATGCGGCGTTCCCTGAGCCTTTCCACGTCGAAGTCGCGCAGGTGTTCCGGGGCGCCGTGGTTACACCGCAGGCCGAGCATCTGGTTGAAGTCGCAGTCGTAGAGCGAGCCGTCCCATCCGACGGAGAGCATGGTCCTGCACATTACGCTTCCGGCGGCCTCGGGGTTGAAGGCCGCTTCGAGGCGTTCCATGTAGCCTTGCAGAAGCCTTTTGTCTTCGAGGGTTCTTCCGAAGCGGCCGATGGGCATGTTCGTTATGGTGAAGAGACGGGTGAAGACCACGCCGTGGCGGCGTTTGAGCTCCCTTCTGAAGTCGGCCTCCAGCGAGCTCTGGGAAGGGGGGAAGAAGGCGCCGGCCGGGTTGTAGACGAGGTCGAGCACGAGGGGCGAGCCCTCGACGCCGTAGCCGGCGGCGTTGAGGCGTCTCAGGGCCTCGATGGAGCGGGCGAAGACGCCGGGTCCGCGCTGCCTGTCGGTTGTGCCCTCGATGTAGTGGGGGAGGGAGGCGACGACTTCCACGCCGAGCGAGGCGAGAAAGTCTATGAGGTCCCCGCAGCCCTCTTCGAGGAGCACGGTGAGGTTGGTGCGGGTCATGACGGCCAGTCCCATGGAGCGGAACCTTTCGACGATGCTGCGGTAGCGGGGATGGAGCTCCGGGGCGCCGCCCGTTATATCGACGGTCCGCGCCGCGCACCTCTCCACGGCGCTGAAGACGAGTTCCAGCGTCTCGTCGCTCATTAGCTCCCGCCTGCGGGGACCGGCCTCCACGTGGCAGTGGGCGCACGAGAGGTTGCAGCGGCGGCCGACGTTTATCTGCACCGTATCAACGGCCTGCGAGGTGAGGGGGTAGAGACCGGCCCGGCGCAGGCGCTCGTCAAAGGGACTTTCCTGACTTTCGGTCTTGTTCATGGCTGCGGTGGTGTCGCGCGGCTCAAAGACCCAGCTTCGCCGACTTGTTCTTCATCTGCACGCCGTGGACGAGCGAGGCGCCGCCGCGGATGGCGCCGGCCACGTGCACGGCCTCGGTCATCTGCTCGGTGGTGGCGCCCTTGCTGAGCGAGGCCTCGGTATAGGCGTCGATGCAGTAGGGGCACTGGAGGGCATGGGCCACGGCCAGTGCTATGAGGGCCTTTTCGCGCTCGCTGAGCGCCCCCTCGGCGAAGACGCTGTTGTACCACTCGAGGAACTTCTTCCACAGCTCCGGGGCGTCCTCGCCCATGGTTGCGAACTTTGCGAGGTCGGCGGGGTTGTAGTATGTCTCCATATTGCGGCACCTCCGGCTGTGTGCTATGATTCGTCAATAGGGCTGCAAGCGAGAGAGTGTCAGGTTAATACAGGTCGGCTTCCATGTCAAGACGAACAGGGCCGCCTCCCGCGAAAAGCAGGGGCGCGAGGGGGCGGCGGTGACGCTGCGGGGACACGTCATCCAGGCTGCAATCACGGCCGCCGCGGCCGCAACGGTGCTCGATCCGTGGCAAACGCTCGTGCTGGCCTCGAGCGTGGTTCTCATAGACGTGGACCACTATCTCGACTTCGTCGTCGTCACCGGCAGGTTCGGCCTGAGCGAGATGTTCCGTTTCCACGACTTCGTCTGGGAAAGGAGGGGCGAGGTCTACGGTCTGAGCGTCTTTCACACCGTGGAGGTCTTCTCTCTGCTGGCCGCCGCCGGCTGGCTCTGGAGCGAGTGGGCCTGGGTCGTTCTCGCCGGTTTTCTCATGCACATGGCGGCCGACGCGGTCTTCCTCTACCGCAACGACGCCCTCGGCACGAGGGCCGTCTCGATAGTGGAGTACGTGGTCAGGCGGGGGGGAGCCGGTTATCCGCGGTATGAAGACGCGGAGGAATGAACGGGACTCCATTTTCCTGAAGTGATACTTCAGCGTTTTGCCGAAACAGGCTGTTCTGTAAAGGTTTGGGAGGGAGTGAGTCATGTCGGTAGAGGCCTATGTGTTTGTGGAGTGCGAGCACGGCAAGTCCGGTGTGGTGGCCGAAGAGATAAGGCGCATCGGCGGAGTGAAGGACGCCAAGACCGTCACGGGACCCTACGACGTCATCGCGCTCGTTGCGGCGTCTAACTTCAAGGTGCTCGGCGACGTGGTGGTGACGAAGATCCAGGCCATAACCGGGGTGAAACGCACGCTGACGAACGTCATAATCGAGTAGCACGGCCGCCCGGAGCCGGAGGGGATTTTCTTCCCCAGTGCGGGCTTCCATATGCGGCCGTGGTGACGGCGCTCCCGTGGCGCGGTCCGCGCCAGG
The nucleotide sequence above comes from Deltaproteobacteria bacterium. Encoded proteins:
- a CDS encoding radical SAM/Cys-rich domain protein, whose amino-acid sequence is MNKTESQESPFDERLRRAGLYPLTSQAVDTVQINVGRRCNLSCAHCHVEAGPRRRELMSDETLELVFSAVERCAARTVDITGGAPELHPRYRSIVERFRSMGLAVMTRTNLTVLLEEGCGDLIDFLASLGVEVVASLPHYIEGTTDRQRGPGVFARSIEALRRLNAAGYGVEGSPLVLDLVYNPAGAFFPPSQSSLEADFRRELKRRHGVVFTRLFTITNMPIGRFGRTLEDKRLLQGYMERLEAAFNPEAAGSVMCRTMLSVGWDGSLYDCDFNQMLGLRCNHGAPEHLRDFDVERLRERRIVTGRHCYGCTAGAGSSCGGEVA
- a CDS encoding 4-carboxymuconolactone decarboxylase, encoding METYYNPADLAKFATMGEDAPELWKKFLEWYNSVFAEGALSEREKALIALAVAHALQCPYCIDAYTEASLSKGATTEQMTEAVHVAGAIRGGASLVHGVQMKNKSAKLGL
- a CDS encoding Lrp/AsnC family transcriptional regulator, coding for MSVEAYVFVECEHGKSGVVAEEIRRIGGVKDAKTVTGPYDVIALVAASNFKVLGDVVVTKIQAITGVKRTLTNVIIE